TCATATTTGATTTGGGGTTTGACTAATTTAGATTCATGCGGGAAAGTTCTACTTTAAGTGGTAAAGTGTTTCCTACCAAAGATGACTTTATTTTTATGACTCGAACTCGAAACCTCTAGTTAAGTATAATTTGGCTCTCAGACCTTTCAACATAATTATATTTCTTTTTTACTTGAGAGCACCACCTAGACACCAACAAGTTCCATTGCGTGTACAATTCTTATCACCCAACCATAAAAATATACAATAAGAAAATTTCGTAGAAAGTCAAAATAAAAtaagtttttattattattctctcTATTCTAATTTGAATGATGTAGTTTGTCTTGACACTAAGTTTAGCAAGAAAATAATACTTTTAAACCTTTTTTAAGATGCAAAATTAGGTCCAGAAAGCCCTCTTGTTCTTTAGCTGCCTTTTCCCATCCGGAGACAAAAAGGAAAAGGgacgaaagaaaaagaaaaattatttccTCCCAAATTTAGCCCTAGGTTTTTATATTGGAGCATACGACTATAATCCTTCTCTTTTTCCCCCAAAACCCTTCCTCCGACTCCCCTCCAAGAACCTAACGAAAGCTTCACTTATTCTCCAGATCTTAAACAATGAGCAAGAAGAGGCTCAGAGAATCCAAAATCAAACCCCAAACAACCTTTCTTGACGCAACACAAGGCACTTCTTTAATAAAGCATTTAGCTTCATGCAACGCTTCCATAAGGTCGAAAGCCTTCGCACATCTCCAAACATGGCTGGTAACACAAACAACTCAGCTCGCCGATGATGATATGAAGAAGCTTTGGAAGGGCCTTTTCTACTGTCTTTGGCACTCCGATAAAGCCCCTGCTCAAGCTCTGCTAATCGACCGCATCTGCTCTCTGGTAAAAAATCTTGATTTAGGTATTTGCTTCCATTATTTTTCTGCTTTCTTGATTACCCTTCGTCGCGAATGGAATGGTATTGACCATTTAAGATTGGACAAGTTTTACTTACTTATTAGGAAGTTTGTCGGTTCAGTGTTTGAGTTGATGAAGAAATGTAAGTGGGATTTGGAGGTTATGGGGAAGTGTGTTGAGGTTTTGGAGAATAATGCGTTTTTGGCGACGGATAAGTTGTTGGGTCATGGTGTTAATTATCATATTGCCTCTGTTTTTCTTGATGAGCTAAAAGGATGTTGTGTCCCGGTTCGTAATGATGTGGTTGGTTGCTGGTTTAAGCCCTTTTTGAGTGTGATGGGGAAGTCTGAGGATAAAATTATGGTTGGGAAAGTGAAAAGTTGTGTTTTTGATGAGTTGTTAAAGATGGGGAGGAGTTTGTTGGAGAGGAGAAAGAAAGGTGCAGAGGAGGGGGGTGAGAGCTATGGTGATGTGGCATTTGGGGTTATTGCGTTGAAAATGGGGTTTTCGGGGATGCTCTTTGAAGTAGGTTCGTCTGGGGATTGTGTTCAGGGTAATAGGAAGGTGGCTTTGAAGTTGCACGAGGAGTTCTTGAGGTTGGAGAAGGAGTTTGAAGCTTTAGGGATTGAAATTAGTCTGCCTGACgttgatgaggttgttgatgaTGGAGAAGAGGTGCCTCAATTAATACCAATTGAGAATGGTTTGAGTGGTGAAACGTGTGATTCCGAAGTGGCTAAAGATGAGAATGAGGAAGAATCTGGTGATGAGACATTAAGGAAGTGCAAGAAGGTGAAGAGAGCAGAGGATGGAAGCGGTAAAAAGgcgaagaagaaagaaaagaagaaaaaggtttCTGAGAATGGCACTTTGGTTGAGGAAAATGGGTCTAATGAGCTCGAGAGTGGTAGTAAAAGggggaagaagaaaaagaaaaaaagtgggCTTTCAGATAATTCCTCTATTGTGGAGAAAAGCTCTAGCGGCTACAAAGAGGAGAATATGATTACTGCTACTGGTGATAGTTCCAATTCTGAGCCGGACATTGAGAACAAAGTGACTTTTAATGAAGATGTGATTTCAAATCTTCAAATGCAGTTTGAAAAGGTTGCTGCTGAGGTTGGTTTAGATGACGATGACAACGATGATGATAATTCATCTCACACACCTACAATTTCTgtgaaaaagaagagaaagagaggaaaaaacacTCAGGGAGCAGAGTCTTGTATCCCTGTCATAAATGGTGAAAGTCATGATGCTACAAAGAGTGCAGAGAAAAGTGCAAAGAAGGTTAGGTTTTCTATGAAGAACAACCTGGTATGGAAACCAAACAGTCCAATGCCTCCACAAAGCTTACGGTTGCCACCAACTCTTACTCCCCGAGGTAGTGCTTTGAAGAAGGGGGTGCCGCCCGGCCCCATAAGAGAGATGGCACAATGCACAAGGAAGATGAAACAGAAAAAGAAAGGCCGCAAGATACTGAGGACTATCTCCCCTGCGATGAAGCGACTGAAAAAGATGAGAGCTATGTCTGCTTAGTAAAGTTTAAGTTGGCAGGTGCTTGTTCACTAATTTCTTCTTTGTAATCCTTTTTTGTGTTTTTTGAGATTTTCTTAATCCCATTTGAGACTTCATATGTCTTATGCTTAGGATTTTTGGTAGCTTTTCTTTGATTAAACATAAAGTTACTTCGAGAAAATGTGTTTTAAAGTTGGTCTTGGAACTACCCTGTTTTTATACATCCATCGTGTTATTTAATTTTGCAGTTCTATTAGTGCAGTACTAAATTCATGTATGTTTGGTATTTTCTGATTTTCCTAAATTGTGCACTTCACTTCAGAGAAGCATTTGATTTCTTCTCGCTTTTGGCTTCAAGTCTCATGGCCCTTGTCCCCTTATTGCGTTGTTCGCTTTTAAAAACACTGTTTAGTGTGGGATCACTGTTTCACGTATATTTCTGCTCTCCTGAACCTAGTAAAGAGTTGAAGGGGACAAATTCCAATGAAACCTAAGATCTTTGTTCTCCTCATTTGCCTTGTCAGCATAAATAGAACCTTAACAAAGCTCGGTAGCTTGCTAGTTTCACATTTTATGAGCATGAGTATTAACTTTTTTGTGCTAGGTTTCATAgatctttcttttctcttttaataAGTTAGGTAACATAGATCTTTCATTTGCTTTGACATATCTATATAAAAAATTTAGACACTGGTCTGGATATTTCATGAGATattcaaaaatagaataaaactTGGCAAAGGGAAAAAAATACTGCTTGTACCCATATCCGATACTTGTGTTTATATGAAGCTGGTTCATGTAAGATAGGATTTCTGAGAGTTCAAAAGCCAACAagttattttgaaaaaataacatGGTTATTTTTGCATTAAGTGCTGTGTGGTGAAGAAAGTCAGCCGCAGGATTATGATATCTCTTGAATGAgtgcagaaaatgaatgacatAAGAATAGAGGGGTACCCGAATAACAGAGAAAACTTAGGTACTTGCAGAAGGTTTATAAGAGACCAAATAATGGTCCTGAGGACCCATTTACTTCCCTTCTTTTTAAATTTCTTTTGAAGGAGGGTCACAAGTTCGTTTTTGAGCCCTAGTCCACCTGCCAAGACCTAACATCCTCCTTATTAACACTCCCCTTGAAGGAGGAGACAAAACTTAAGCATGTCTAAAGAATGAATTATTAATTTATCAGCAGGGCAAGTTCTCTGCTGCATAGGCTCGCGACAAGTGCCAGCACCGCTTGTTGATATCACTGAGCATTGTCCTGTAGAGTTAGGTGAAATAAAGCCTTGGATAACTTTCGCTTGAAAGCTGAGGAATGCCGCAATAGTTATAACAAAACCATTCCATTAGTAGAAGCACTGAAATTCAGACTTGCTGTGTGTAGATATATGCTATAATTTATCAAGTATGAGCAAAATGTTTAAAGTGATTCTGAATTTAGGGGCTGCTATGTTTCTTAGCAATAATGCTGTGAATCGTGAATTAAAAGGGTAAGATTGAATCGCAGATTTGGAGGCCTAGAATTTCACAAAATTAGAAGCAAAGGGGAAGGGCTCCTAGAATCTCGTCATCTGAAAATTCTTCCTTTGCCGAACTCCAAGTAATTAGAGACAACAACTGCATTTAAACTCTTAAGACTTGTTGAATGCCAGAAGGATTGATAGCTAACTAAGAAATAGACCAGCTTCCTGCTGAACACTTGTAAACAGGCCTAAAACATTAAAACTATCATATGAGCTAGATCCAATAAGTAAAACTGCCTCAGAGTTTCGTTCAACCCACAAAAAGTAGACGATTGTAAAATTCGTGCCAGAAAACTTATTGAACTATTGAAGGGTATTTAGAAGCGAGTTTAACAAAAGCAACCTTCATATGAGGAGGAAAAAGACTGGTATTACTCCGATTTTTTGCTAGAATGAAGAGGAACCTGTAAATTGCTTCCTCCTTTAGTCAAGGAAATGGGCTCTGTACTTTGTAGATTGTTCACTGGTTCATGTCTTTCAGGCTCTGTTATTGATAGAGTGCTTATCTTCTTTAAGCTAGAGCTTCAGAAAAAGATGATGAAGATTCTGCTGGCAGCTGTACATTTGGATGCAAAGGCTTTTTTAAAGCATGCAAGCGCACAAATAAATTCGAAATCTCATACCATTTCTTATTTGGGTCTTTAGTTGAAAATATCTGATGCCCCAGCTTGTATGGATGGATCGCTGTACCTTATAAAGATTGAAATGCTCTCTGCTTGATGAGCCGTGCTTGCTATTCTCACATACGAAGGAAAGGAAGCACAGTTATGAATTATCATCCAATAGTTGAGGATCCTGAATAAGTTAGAAATACTGTCGTGGTGCAAAAGTTTAAGGACTGATTTGGGAtaggattttttctttttggcCCTGTGTACCCTTCTCTGTTTTTATATAAAATGGAAATGAGCTAGTTGGGAAGTATATCTTTTAGATTGTTAGAGCGAAGATCAAAAGCGGTTTTCCCTTCATTGGTGCTTTCGATTTTCTGCATGTGTAGAGAAAAATGACAATATAATGGTTGGGTGCATGCATATACACAGATCTGTTGTGGTATCGGGTGACTAGATTTGTTGTGCCCGGGCTAAAGATGGTGTTGGATAGCTTTGTATTCGTTCACTCCTTCATGTAATACTTGTTTCTCTGAGTTGCTTTAAAGTGATCCTCCAATTCTATCTGCGCAATGTCTGCACATATAGCTTTAACAGTGGTGACCATTATCGGCCATCGTGTTGTCAGATGGTATGTAGTTGTAACTGTTATGTCTGTACGCTGTCGATTGCAAATTGTGCTGGGAAAATGAATCATAATGCACTCAAGGTAGTTGAAGAAGTGCGATTAAAATATTAGGTGATCTCTCTCAATCTGTTTAACCTTTGATAGGAATAATTATTGTGTATAGTCGGATGTATCTCTTTCTTTGAAGGGCATCAACAGATCGTAAAGCAAATAAAGATCTGCTACTACTTATTTACGCAGAACCTAACTTATAAAATATCAGAAAATTGTATACACGTCACTTACACTCATTTAAAGGCAGTGGGATAAGTTATCCATTTTTAGGCTGGTATTACTTTATATAGGCAAAATCCAAATCTGTTTTAGGGTTTACAAATATCAACGGAGTTGTCTTTTCGAGGTCTATGACTATGGGCAATAAAATCGCCTGACTGGCTTGACTCTCTCATAAtgtattaggaaatatattcacaGTTATAAATTCCTTAGGGGCCTGTTTTCAAACCCACTTAGGAGTTGTGTTGGGGCGAAATTGAGTGTAATTATACAGTTTGGCATGTTTGTCCAGCCAAATAATTATTTGACCAGCACGAAATTGGGTGTGATTGAGAGGGTGTAATTATACTCTCCAATTCTTAGAGGCGAGGTGAGAACTTGTGGTAGTTATAGTGTAATGTaacttttctaattttttttttttttttttcaaataaatcaagtACTATtctttttataatattttttttccatttctcttttctcatttttTAACCTTCCAACGTGTTGGTTTTGGCGTGCTTCCATATAATTTTGCAACTTCTCATATTGTGCTTCttccttttctgtttttctttgtTGTTAAATACAATTTTGTATTTTGCTAGCTTTGTTTTCTATTCATTTAGTATACAGTAATTATTAAGAAAAATTACCTTCTAAACtcatatttatttttttgttatttaaaagGTATAACAAATCACaaatttcatattttacttatatGAGTTGGTAAATGTTTTAAATTCATAATTGAAactttattaattaatttaagttaatatattatttatttaaaagataGTCAAGATATTGATAATTCTTTTCAATATTAGTCACTAATTATTTAGtacttcttttttttgaaaatatagtTTAAATACCCGACTATAAATAATATATAGCATTTCTTATATATATGCATGTATGTATCACACATTAATGAGTTAGTAAAAAATTAAATCGCCATTGCAATTTCAATTAATTAATCTAAgtaataatattatttatttggaAGATTCTTGCTGCTTTTAAgatattatttattaatttataattgtttaatatattatttaatatatTTCGATAGGTAAAACTGAAAAAAGATTATTTAACTATGTAATTACACTTGTCCAACCAAACATGACGGTGAGTTTGTCTCTTGAATatggttttatttatttattctcttGAAGGTCTTTTTCTCTATTTTATTTCATTGTATCAAAGCCAACAAGAGAATTAGGGTGCTAAAAAAGACAGTTATACTATAATTACGTTTGCAAACAAACATGTCATTGTAATTATTATACTATGTAATTACTAGGGTATATAATTATTATCCCTGATAATTACACAATCAGGTAATTACACATATCTTTCCAAATAGACCATAGGTGTTCAAGCATTATTTGATGAATATTGTAAAATCAAGCTAAAAGAGTTAGTACAATATATCAAAGTCAAGAATAataaaaagataaagaaagaCAACAGATGAGAGCTTCTTATTTCTTTCAAGTATTTTTAAGTGCATATTACATATTACATCTCACGCCTCtatttatactatatatatagtagtcTTAAACATGACATTAATCATTGAGATTACGTAGGAGGATCATGGAGGAGAAAATGCAGGTTTGGGAGTCATAAATATAAAGGTGGAAAGTAGTGGGTTTTTATCAACACAATAGAGAAGAGTAGTTGGTGTTACTTTAAGAGTTATGAATATCCATCattttataatattaaaaaaaatagtgtTTGAATTCGAAATTTAAACTAATTTTTGAAGTCAAActtgtatacggtcgaaatcaggGCAGACTGATTTGAGGCTTCTGTGGCAGTTCAAGCCCGACCTCGGTGGGATCAAAGCACGGTCCAAGGCCCGTCCTCGAAGCACTCACCTCGGTGGGATCAAAGCACGGTCCAAGGCCCGTCCTCGAAGCACTCACCTCGGCAGGGTACGTCAAAGACTCACCATGGTGTGCCTAGAGGTAGTATGAAAATCGATGTCCGTTATGGAAAGGCGAAAAATCCCCGAGGGCACACGATGAAGACTGACAGagtctgcaagaatagtacaaatccgtactgaGCCGTTATACAACTGTATTAGTAGAATTTCTTCGTCATTTATTAGTCATGTACTGTATTGGGATtcacccctcctatataaaggggacccttatcaTCTTGTAAAGCCTCTTGGACAATCATTGAATACAATACAATATTCTCTGCTCTTTGCTAACACAATTGTTCTTCACATTTATTGTTTATTCTTTCATTGTTCAttcattgttcatttattgttattcatttatTGATTATTATTAACTGCATAAGGCCATCTTTAAGGCCCTCATTATCATTAATTCTTCATCAATTATTCATTGCTATTAGTCCCATCTAGACCTCGAGGCTCTGCTCCAGCCAGTTCGAGGCCTGGCCTCGTGACCCTATTGGTTTGCATTTCTAATTTTCTTTACTTACATCTAGCATCTACTGCCCTACAACTAGtattaaaataaatcacgtatttttagaaccataaaattaaatataattctagttaccattttcaaggtaaatagtttggcgcccaccttgGGGCTAAGAATAATAATGGTTATTTtggtgctagttttctgataacacaagttattcttcacactttttcttgtccaagaatctctAATTTCAGGTAAAAAATATCTAACTCAGCAAATGCACGTGAAAACAACGATATTGGGCTTCAGAGAGAAAATGGGGTAGACGTCGGTTTATCGCCGTAAAACCCGAGGGTAGCAACAGCAGATGCCGGTGTACCACCGCAAAACCCGGGGATAGCACCAGCAGATGCTGGTGTACCACCGTAAAACTCAGGGGAAGCACCAGCACAAATCGCCATCGATGTGAACTCGCAAAACGTTGTGCATGTCGATATAAGTTCCAACCGACGAGAGTGTGCACGGTGAGGAAAAAGACGTTAGTCTTcaagttatttttgaaatgttacaagcATAACAAGTGGCTATTGTTCCGCTACACAGTCACCAAAAAACCCCAAGCACCGTAGCACCGGAAACAGCTCCTCAAGTCGAGTAGGcgccggagagatcgagcaacaacgggtcagcaacagaccccgctattatgaagatg
The Nicotiana sylvestris chromosome 11, ASM39365v2, whole genome shotgun sequence DNA segment above includes these coding regions:
- the LOC104249432 gene encoding uncharacterized protein, with product MSKKRLRESKIKPQTTFLDATQGTSLIKHLASCNASIRSKAFAHLQTWLVTQTTQLADDDMKKLWKGLFYCLWHSDKAPAQALLIDRICSLVKNLDLGICFHYFSAFLITLRREWNGIDHLRLDKFYLLIRKFVGSVFELMKKCKWDLEVMGKCVEVLENNAFLATDKLLGHGVNYHIASVFLDELKGCCVPVRNDVVGCWFKPFLSVMGKSEDKIMVGKVKSCVFDELLKMGRSLLERRKKGAEEGGESYGDVAFGVIALKMGFSGMLFEVGSSGDCVQGNRKVALKLHEEFLRLEKEFEALGIEISLPDVDEVVDDGEEVPQLIPIENGLSGETCDSEVAKDENEEESGDETLRKCKKVKRAEDGSGKKAKKKEKKKKVSENGTLVEENGSNELESGSKRGKKKKKKSGLSDNSSIVEKSSSGYKEENMITATGDSSNSEPDIENKVTFNEDVISNLQMQFEKVAAEVGLDDDDNDDDNSSHTPTISVKKKRKRGKNTQGAESCIPVINGESHDATKSAEKSAKKVRFSMKNNLVWKPNSPMPPQSLRLPPTLTPRGSALKKGVPPGPIREMAQCTRKMKQKKKGRKILRTISPAMKRLKKMRAMSA